The window GGGGGCTCTCAAGTCTACTCCAAAATAGATCTGAGGGTAGGGTATCACCAAATTAGGATGGCATCTTCTGACATTCCTAAGACAGCCTTCAAGACACACTCTGGGTACTATGAATATTTTGCCATGcccttcgggctaaccaatgtACCTCTAGCTTTCAAGGCTTGATGAACCTCATATTTCAAGAACATCTTAGGATATTTATCTTAGTGTTCTTTGATGAAATTTTAGTGTATAGTAAGAGTTTGGAGGATCACTTGCATCACCTCAGAGTCACCTTTGAATTACCTGCTCAGAATCAGTTGTTAGCAAAAAAGAGCAAGTGTGTATTTGCTGCAACTAAGGTTGAATATTTGGGACATTACATTTCAGTAGAAGGGGTAGCTACAGATCCTAGGAAGGTGGAAGCTATACAGAATTGGCCTGAACCTACCTCTGTCAAGCAATTGAGGGGGTTTTTGGGGCTAGCTGGATACTATAGGAGATTTATGAGGAACTATGGAGTGGTTAGCAAACCTCTCACTGAGTTGCTCAAGAAAGATATTTCAAATGGGCAGACAAGGCAGTGAGAGCTTTCAAGAGACTCAAGGAAATGTTGACCACTGCACCAGTACTAGCACTCCCTGattttttcttgctctttgtAGTAGAGACTGATGCTTGTAATGTGGGAATTGGAGCTGTATTGATGTAGAAGGGGCAACCCATTGCTTTTCTCAGTAAATGACTTTCCACTCAACACCAATCACTCTCTGTGTATGATAAAGAGTTACTAGCATTAGTGATGGCTATGAACAAATGATCACAATACTTAACAGGAAGACCCTTTGGGATAAAGATAGATCAAAAAGCCCTTAAATTCTTGTTAGAACAGAAATTGCATACTGGGACTCAATTGAAGTGGATCACTAAGTTATTGCAGTATGACTTTACAATTGAGtacaagaaaggaaaaaaaaaaacaaggcaGCTAATGCTTTGTCCAGGCTTCCAATGATAGAATTAACCTCTATGACCCTATCAACTATGAAGACTGAGTTATTAAACTTGATCATACAAAGCTGGAACCAAGATCCTGACTTACAAGAGTTGATACAGAAGCTCAAAGTGGGTGAAGAGGATGCCAAAGGATACACTTGGATACAAGACCAATTAAGAAAGAAGGGAAGGTTAGTAGTGGGAGCTAATCCAGAACTAAGAAAGGGTATTATTCAACTTTGGCATGACACTCCAGTAGGGGGACATTCAGGGATTGATCACACCTACAGGAAATTAGCTGCTTTATTTCATTGGAAAGAATTGAGGGAAGATGTTCACAAGCATGTCAAAGCCTGTGATGTTTGCCAAAGACATAAATATGATACTGCACCCTAACCTGGACTATTGCAACCTCTCAAGGTACCAGGATCATCTTGGAGCAGCATTAGCATGGACTTTATAGAGGGTCTCCCAAAATCCAAGGGCAAGATAGTAATCTGGGTGATAGTAGATAGGGTGACTAAATACGTACACTTTATAGGGCTGTCTCATCCTTACTCAGCCAGTGATATAGCAAAACTATTTATGGAACATGTTCACAGACTACATGGGATACCTGAGGATAATAGAGACCCTATATTTACCAGTAAGGTATGACAAGAGTTGTTCTCAATGATGGGATTCACCCTTAACACCTCTACTGTCTATCATCCCCAAACAGATGGGCAAACAAAAGTAGTCAAAAGATGCTTAGAGACCTATCTCaggtgtttttgttcagattctCAAAGTGACTGGCAGTTATACTTGGCCACAGCTGAATGATGGTACAACACCACCTTCCACAGCTCCATTCCATTTACtccttatgaagctttatatgggcaACCTCCCCCTTTACACTTACCCTATGCTGCTGGAGACTCTACTATGGAAGAGGTAGATAGAAGTTTACTCACTAGAGAATTCAAGTTGCAGTTGTTGAAGTACCATTTGCAAAGAGCACAACAAAGAATGACTGACCAGGCTAATAAGCACAGGTCTAATAAACAGTATCAACAAGGGGATTGGGTGTATGTAAAAGTCCAACCTTACAGACAAGTCTCTATGGTTGGCTATCATTTTTCTAAGTTGTCTGCTAGGTACTATGGACCATATCAAATCCTTCAGAAAGTGGGAACTATTGCTTACAAGTTATCTCTTTCTCCTCAGTTGCTGTTACACCCCACCTTTCATGTTTCCCAGCTGAAGTTATGCCATAGCTTACCTGATATAATCAACCATCCTTATGTAGTTGAGCTTTCTAGCCCCTACTTTCCTCAACCTCAGAAGATCTTGGATAGGCGCATGGTGCAGAAAGGGAATAAGGCAATCACTCAAGTGTTGGTGCAATGGGACAAGCTTCCACTTGACCAGGCCACATGGGAAGACTATCAAGCTATGAGAATTCGTTTCCCTAGTTTTCTTCCTTGAGGACAAGGAAGCTCTTAAGGGGAAAGACTGATATGAAATTAGAAGAAGAAGGTTAAGGAAGAATATTAGCTTCTTAAAGAACTGTACGAGTAGTTAAGTTAATTAGAAGGTCAATAGTGTAAGTATCTCTTGAATACATTTAAGTCCCTTAAGATGTCTTATTTATATTTTAGTATTTGCAGAATGGGCCCTATATGGTGTTAGATAGTTTTGTCTGTTAGCTGAGGATACAGGTCAAATATAATTATCCGATTGAGGTtatgaaatgaaatttttatagTTTAGCCctagttttttcttcttcttcttcttcttcttagctGTAGACTTCTTTTCTTCTGAATCCAAACTGCTAACACCTTTTCTAGGTACTTACCTCTCAAAGATGAAAATATTTGATACTGCTCTTTCTATGTAAAGTGTATTTTGTATGAATCGAGTCCGAATGGACCCTGTTTTTGAGATTTTTCAAGATTCAGGCTATGtacatcaaaagaaaaggaatatcTTTTCGATTCAGCAGATCTCTATCGATTCCTGCTCAAATAGGGTATGCACCATTTGTTGCCCTAATGCGACATGAAATCGATTTGCATGTGGtgttttcccttattttcatgtgattgatcttctttccttattttttcaccTAATGCTAGTATTATATAAGCCCCTCTCCCATTTCCCTTTTAGAGGTAGACCTTAGGTCGTACATCATTCGTCTCTCACTTGTACTCGTTGATTCTAGTTGCTCTGTTGCTCTCTGGTTTCACTACTTGGTTGACTGATTTgtggccagctgaaagccaaggccaacgGGTTATCAATTTTTAAACCTTTCCCGGCAtaagcactgctcgggatccctGGAGGTCCTCATGAACTCTGATTTTCCAGGATTCAAGGTTCTGGGAACAAAATTTGGAACTCTTTTCAATTTCTACTACTTGTTCTTGTTATCATCTTGGCTGATTAGTATCCTTAGCCATTCCACTTTACTCTTGTCCGCTTAATTGTAGAGTTTACCGTGAATGGTTTTCCAATCATGTTCTCTTCTTAACTTTCTTAGTCAAAGCATGCTCGTAGGAAATCTTTGCTACTGGTTCACCTTATGAAGTTCAGTTGTTGATATTTACTGTTATAATCAGGACTAGGCTCGattgtttttttatataattaGATTTAGCCAATCGACTAGATGAGGATATTGTTTGAATTTGGTGTTTAACTTGTAACTCTTTGATGACTGTTCTACCATGTCAATAGCTTGTTAGTTTCTATTAAACTTAGAATGTGATTGAAATTGATTAGGATTGATAGAGTATGGTTTACAGATTCATCTCACCTATTATTTAACAAGAGGCCTTGCATGTGCTCTTTAACCATGACCTTAAGTTTGCTAAAAATCCTGCTCCTATTGTTTTTTATCGTTAGTAAGGCCTGGAATTGAAAAACATCTTTTTATGTGCattcatgcttaagtttttatGGTAAGAATGGATATCTACAACCTCTTAAGACCTGCCTCTTTCTTGTTAGTAATGAATCTGCCTATAGATCTTTAGCCACTCGTTTGGTGCAAATTTTGGTCCATTAAGACttggtttcatttttttttcttgtttgaatTAGTGACAAGCATGATAGG is drawn from Nicotiana tabacum cultivar K326 chromosome 9, ASM71507v2, whole genome shotgun sequence and contains these coding sequences:
- the LOC107777411 gene encoding uncharacterized protein LOC107777411 translates to MEEVDRSLLTREFKLQLLKYHLQRAQQRMTDQANKHRSNKQYQQGDWVYVKVQPYRQVSMVGYHFSKLSARYYGPYQILQKVGTIAYKLSLSPQLLLHPTFHVSQLKLCHSLPDIINHPYVVELSSPYFPQPQKILDRRMVQKGNKAITQVLVQWDKLPLDQATWEDYQAMRIRFPSFLP